TATCGCCAACACTCGGTCTCGTTGCAGCAATCGTTGCGATTAGTGGGGGCGCGATACTGATCCGCTGGAGTCAAGCACCGAGCTCCGTCGCTGCGTTCTACCGCGTGTTGTTCACAACAGTTCCACTGCTCCCGATTGCAGTCTGGCGATACCACGACCATTTCGGCCGGATAACCCGTCGTGATCTCGTGTTCGCAACCCTATCGGGAATCGCACTCGCGGTGCACTTCGCGGCGTGGTTCGAGAGTTTGTCATGGACGAGCGTCGCGGCGAGTGTCACCCTCGTTCAGGCCCAGCCAGTGTTCGTCGCACTCGGCGCGTGGCTCCTGCTCCGAGAACGAGTTACCCGACGGATGGCAGTTGGAATCGCCGTCGCCGTCTCGGGGATGGCCGCAATGTCGGTCGGCGACTTCCTCGGCGGGGTAGCTGTCGGCCCGCGTCCGCTGTACGGGAACGTGCTCGCACTGGTCGGCGCG
This sequence is a window from Halohasta litchfieldiae. Protein-coding genes within it:
- a CDS encoding DMT family transporter, which encodes MQTNTQVSPTLGLVAAIVAISGGAILIRWSQAPSSVAAFYRVLFTTVPLLPIAVWRYHDHFGRITRRDLVFATLSGIALAVHFAAWFESLSWTSVAASVTLVQAQPVFVALGAWLLLRERVTRRMAVGIAVAVSGMAAMSVGDFLGGVAVGPRPLYGNVLALVGAVMAAGYVLAGRSLRQRVDLIPYVVVVYSVCTATLLGIVVLDGHALTGYPPREWLLFVGLAVGPGLLGHTVINWALAHLDSSVVSVSLLGEPVGATILAAVFLSESPTLYTVAGGVVVLFGIYLTASERTV